In Novosphingobium sp. MMS21-SN21R, a single genomic region encodes these proteins:
- a CDS encoding LysR family transcriptional regulator: MPWGMIRVQCHITLRQLEILLLVIEQSSFRKAAASLGLSPVAVGEHIRALEDRLRVSLFHRRRGGPPVLTPAGELAAERARAVIAAVNHLEADLLPLSIRPNWRIGLAPYVSRNLLGRVAELRKRYPDRAITTDICDRETEAITAMVASGEFDIAITITDSSDGERHEGVVRKDIIIDEPLAIFVAQTHPLAGKRGVTAADLADYPNATLTVAHPLRHVTDASLSACGLGTVHHAIETDDYSEILASVGHSRSFACMFAESGRADTVAHRLIMLDLAFALPAPQVVMLTNETAAFDRQLRLAAEYLANHYRSEAGMARRSKGSAVRDGIGRPTDSSTARVAGHVC, translated from the coding sequence GTGCCATGGGGGATGATCCGGGTGCAGTGTCACATCACCTTGCGCCAATTGGAAATTCTTCTGCTTGTCATCGAGCAGAGCAGCTTCCGCAAGGCCGCCGCTTCGTTGGGCCTATCGCCGGTGGCGGTGGGCGAGCATATCCGCGCGCTGGAAGATCGCCTCCGTGTGTCGTTATTTCACCGACGCCGTGGCGGGCCGCCTGTACTGACGCCTGCAGGGGAATTGGCGGCAGAACGCGCACGCGCCGTCATCGCCGCAGTCAATCACCTTGAGGCAGACCTGCTCCCCCTTTCCATCCGACCCAACTGGCGCATTGGGCTGGCGCCCTATGTCAGCCGTAATCTCCTGGGCCGCGTGGCCGAATTGCGCAAACGCTACCCCGACCGCGCCATCACGACCGACATCTGCGACCGCGAGACCGAAGCGATCACCGCCATGGTCGCCAGCGGTGAATTCGACATCGCCATCACCATTACCGACAGCTCCGACGGGGAGAGACACGAAGGTGTTGTGCGCAAGGACATCATTATCGATGAACCGCTGGCCATATTCGTCGCGCAAACGCACCCGCTGGCTGGCAAGCGGGGCGTTACGGCGGCCGACCTTGCCGATTATCCCAATGCGACGCTGACCGTTGCGCATCCGCTGCGCCATGTAACCGACGCATCGCTGAGCGCTTGCGGCCTTGGCACCGTGCACCATGCAATCGAAACCGACGACTATAGCGAAATCCTCGCCTCCGTCGGCCATTCGCGCAGCTTTGCCTGCATGTTCGCCGAAAGCGGCCGTGCTGACACGGTGGCCCACCGCCTGATAATGCTCGATCTGGCCTTTGCCCTGCCCGCCCCGCAAGTGGTTATGCTCACCAACGAAACGGCAGCGTTCGACCGCCAGTTGCGGCTCGCTGCGGAATATCTGGCCAATCACTACCGGTCGGAAGCGGGTATGGCGCGGCGATCCAAAGGGTCTGCGGTTCGGGACGGAATTGGCCGGCCAACCGATTCCAGCACAGCCCGCGTTGCCGGGCATGTTTGCTGA
- a CDS encoding TetR family transcriptional regulator: MEKKPTLDTAAIRAAGLAILQAEGFETLSLRKIADVFGVQTPALYWYVKNRAELYGLMAEALLREVLAEVDFTLQGREWLVELGRALRRSHLHRRDSARLIAYVAPTEAMENELAERIDAHLVAGGMTAAEARLAQSTINSFTLGWSLFEGNRRLDTLMVGGADPELAFDAALNAVAQGLSNISAVMPEARQGPTIKVETHPPDHRPTP; encoded by the coding sequence ATGGAGAAAAAGCCGACCCTCGATACTGCCGCCATTCGCGCGGCAGGCCTTGCGATCCTTCAGGCGGAGGGTTTCGAAACACTCAGCCTGCGCAAGATTGCCGACGTTTTCGGCGTGCAAACTCCGGCGCTGTACTGGTACGTCAAGAACCGCGCCGAACTTTATGGCCTGATGGCCGAAGCCTTGCTGCGCGAAGTTCTGGCCGAGGTCGATTTCACCTTGCAGGGGCGCGAATGGCTTGTTGAACTTGGCAGGGCACTGCGCCGAAGCCACCTGCACAGGCGCGATTCCGCTCGCCTGATCGCTTATGTTGCGCCGACCGAGGCAATGGAAAACGAACTGGCCGAACGGATCGACGCACATCTGGTGGCAGGTGGCATGACCGCAGCAGAGGCCAGACTGGCCCAATCGACGATCAATTCGTTTACGCTGGGCTGGTCCTTGTTCGAGGGCAACAGGCGATTGGACACCCTCATGGTCGGCGGGGCCGATCCCGAACTGGCCTTCGATGCCGCGCTCAACGCCGTTGCTCAGGGGCTTTCGAATATCTCGGCCGTCATGCCCGAGGCGAGGCAGGGCCCCACCATCAAGGTAGAGACCCACCCGCCAGACCATAGACCGACGCCCTGA
- a CDS encoding TonB-dependent receptor — translation MPSFRSKNLTRATLSAGLSVVALSSSAFAQDAAQQSSADSSPGVAEIVVTAQFREQKLQDTPIAITAVDSAMLEARSQSNLTEVANQAPSVVLRPTTAAFGPSISATIRGMGQIDFNPALEPGVGLYIDDVYYPRLTGANFDLLDVERIEVLRGPQGTLTGRNSEGGAIKFISRRPTGEGGGYVSATYGSRNRINLRGSADFKLAEGLFGRLSGTFADQEGYVKNIDYGCANPASGVPTRAGGTNCVVSKQGDVGYKALRGILRYNPSDAVDIMVSGDYNRDSRNNSAEVLLFGSNSNPNVQTSNGVPFDSRFICGTFCNYATTGSTAGTFVAGAIPPLQGLPMPAVSSDGRTEYKGWGVAANADFKLNDDLQLQSITAYREFDTSFSSDTDLSPANIGFGISQLDSWFVSQELRLNAKIGTFADLTVGGYISDEKTTYYTLQDIRYVAIALPTGPLPLFPLQFIGNDPVRSKSKAAFATAIVHPTEALTVTLGGRYTHESKDYTFFRFNLDGKTINGFLDPVGAANGIGYSGPNGTALSGRTGSYAGNKFDYRVSVDYRFSPQILAYGTVSTGFKGGGIAPRPFNAAQAVPFGPEKLTAFELGLKTDLFDRKVRFNVSAYFNKFKDAQLTLLSCPQFGGPGPCAVPQNAGDADVKGVEFELNLRPIEGLQIDASASFLDWNWKCVVPAVVNPAGATSGCSTDPALVSQLVAPPRGVSKSQWSIGAQYEALLGSAGSITPRIDVARQGAIAGTATVPVAGSASARFSTAEAYTLANARLTWRNADKDLDISLEVTNLFNEYYFLSKFDLSGAGAGVVSGLPGRPREWAVSVKKKF, via the coding sequence ATGCCTAGCTTCAGGTCGAAGAATCTCACGCGCGCCACATTGAGCGCGGGTCTTTCGGTTGTCGCACTTTCGTCATCGGCTTTTGCGCAGGATGCTGCGCAGCAATCTTCCGCAGATTCGTCGCCGGGTGTCGCCGAAATCGTCGTTACGGCTCAGTTCCGCGAGCAGAAGCTGCAGGACACGCCGATCGCGATCACTGCAGTCGATTCAGCAATGCTCGAAGCGCGCAGCCAGTCGAACCTGACTGAAGTTGCCAACCAGGCTCCGAGCGTCGTTCTGCGTCCGACCACTGCTGCTTTCGGTCCCTCGATTTCGGCGACGATCCGCGGCATGGGTCAGATCGACTTCAACCCCGCGCTTGAGCCGGGCGTTGGCCTCTATATCGACGACGTCTACTATCCGCGCCTGACCGGTGCAAACTTCGATCTGCTCGACGTGGAGCGCATCGAAGTGCTGCGCGGTCCGCAGGGTACGCTGACCGGCCGTAACTCCGAAGGTGGTGCGATCAAGTTCATCTCGCGTCGTCCCACCGGTGAGGGCGGCGGTTATGTCTCGGCAACCTATGGCAGCCGCAACCGCATCAATCTGCGTGGCAGCGCCGACTTCAAGCTGGCCGAGGGTCTGTTCGGTCGCCTCTCGGGCACGTTCGCCGACCAGGAAGGTTACGTAAAGAACATCGATTACGGCTGCGCCAACCCGGCCAGCGGCGTGCCGACGCGCGCAGGCGGAACGAACTGCGTCGTCAGCAAGCAGGGCGATGTCGGCTACAAGGCACTGCGCGGTATCTTGCGCTATAACCCTTCCGATGCCGTCGATATCATGGTCAGCGGCGACTATAACCGCGACAGCCGCAACAACTCGGCCGAAGTGCTGCTGTTCGGTTCGAACAGCAATCCCAACGTGCAGACGAGCAACGGCGTGCCGTTCGATTCGCGCTTCATCTGCGGAACCTTCTGCAACTATGCGACGACCGGTTCGACGGCCGGGACATTTGTTGCGGGCGCCATTCCGCCGTTGCAGGGCTTGCCCATGCCGGCAGTCAGCAGTGACGGCCGCACGGAATACAAGGGCTGGGGCGTCGCTGCCAACGCCGACTTCAAGCTGAACGATGATCTGCAACTGCAGTCGATCACGGCTTATCGTGAATTCGATACCTCGTTCAGCTCAGACACGGATCTGTCGCCCGCCAATATCGGCTTCGGCATCAGCCAACTCGATAGCTGGTTCGTCAGCCAGGAACTGCGCCTTAACGCCAAGATCGGCACTTTCGCCGATCTGACCGTTGGCGGATACATCTCTGACGAAAAGACCACGTACTACACGCTGCAGGACATCCGCTATGTCGCGATTGCCCTGCCAACCGGTCCTCTGCCGCTGTTCCCGCTGCAGTTCATCGGCAACGATCCGGTCCGTTCGAAGTCCAAGGCCGCGTTCGCAACGGCAATCGTTCACCCGACTGAAGCGCTCACGGTAACGCTCGGCGGTCGCTACACGCATGAATCCAAGGACTATACGTTCTTCCGTTTCAATCTGGACGGCAAGACGATCAACGGGTTCCTCGATCCGGTCGGCGCTGCCAACGGCATCGGTTATTCCGGCCCCAACGGCACGGCGCTGTCGGGCCGCACCGGCAGCTACGCGGGCAACAAGTTCGACTACCGCGTCAGCGTCGACTACCGCTTCTCGCCGCAGATCCTGGCCTACGGCACGGTGTCGACCGGCTTCAAGGGTGGCGGTATCGCTCCGCGTCCGTTCAACGCAGCGCAGGCTGTGCCGTTCGGTCCGGAAAAGCTTACCGCATTCGAGCTTGGCCTGAAGACCGATCTGTTTGACCGTAAGGTTCGCTTCAACGTTTCGGCCTATTTCAACAAGTTCAAGGATGCGCAGCTGACCTTGCTGTCCTGCCCGCAGTTCGGTGGCCCTGGCCCCTGCGCCGTGCCGCAGAATGCTGGTGACGCCGACGTGAAGGGTGTCGAGTTTGAACTTAATCTGCGTCCCATCGAGGGTCTGCAGATCGATGCTTCGGCCTCGTTCCTTGACTGGAACTGGAAGTGCGTGGTTCCGGCGGTCGTGAATCCGGCGGGGGCAACCTCGGGTTGTTCGACCGACCCTGCGCTGGTCAGCCAGTTGGTCGCTCCGCCGCGCGGTGTTTCGAAGTCGCAGTGGAGCATCGGTGCGCAGTATGAAGCGCTGCTCGGTTCAGCAGGATCGATCACCCCGCGTATCGACGTGGCGCGTCAGGGCGCTATTGCCGGCACCGCTACGGTTCCAGTTGCTGGTTCGGCATCGGCCCGCTTCTCGACTGCAGAGGCGTACACACTCGCCAATGCACGCCTGACGTGGCGCAATGCGGACAAGGACCTCGACATCTCGCTCGAAGTCACCAACTTGTTCAACGAATACTACTTCCTGTCGAAGTTCGACCTTTCCGGTGCTGGCGCCGGCGTCGTTTCCGGTCTTCCGGGACGGCCACGTGAATGGGCGGTTTCGGTCAAGAAGAAGTTCTGA
- a CDS encoding Lrp/AsnC family transcriptional regulator has translation MTFSNSDKKILRILQADGRMPNVALAEQIGMSPSPCLRRLKQLEDDGVISRYAAILDREKLGLGIMAFVEVKVPQIAETSIVDLFKDAVRREPSIIGCHLTAGQFDFLLTVVAQDMTAYSALAQNVLLRLPGVQDMRSSFVLEAIKDTTMLPIA, from the coding sequence ATGACCTTTTCAAACTCCGACAAAAAGATCCTGCGGATTCTTCAGGCAGACGGCCGGATGCCGAACGTTGCACTGGCCGAGCAGATTGGCATGTCGCCCAGTCCCTGCTTGCGCCGCCTCAAGCAGCTTGAAGATGATGGCGTCATTTCGCGCTATGCTGCAATTCTTGATCGCGAAAAGCTGGGACTGGGCATCATGGCCTTTGTCGAGGTCAAAGTTCCGCAGATTGCAGAGACGTCTATCGTCGATCTCTTCAAGGACGCAGTCCGGCGGGAGCCATCGATCATCGGATGTCATCTGACGGCAGGGCAGTTCGATTTTCTGTTGACCGTGGTGGCGCAGGACATGACCGCCTATTCCGCGCTCGCGCAGAACGTTTTGCTGCGGCTTCCGGGCGTGCAGGACATGCGGTCCAGCTTCGTTTTGGAAGCGATCAAGGACACCACCATGCTGCCGATTGCCTGA
- a CDS encoding cytochrome c — protein MNRALVVVAIGIAAAAPALATKPQPTAAPQTKPEAIWRATCGYCHGSVPGAPELRGINLPEALIVTAARNGAPGMPAFHASEISDADLRALARWIARQPAPVKAAP, from the coding sequence ATGAACAGGGCGCTCGTCGTCGTTGCAATTGGCATTGCAGCTGCCGCTCCTGCGCTCGCAACGAAGCCGCAACCAACCGCGGCACCGCAGACGAAGCCAGAGGCCATCTGGCGGGCGACTTGCGGTTATTGCCACGGAAGCGTGCCTGGAGCGCCGGAATTGCGGGGAATCAATCTGCCCGAAGCGTTGATTGTCACCGCTGCCCGCAACGGCGCACCGGGGATGCCAGCTTTCCATGCGAGCGAGATCAGCGATGCTGACCTGCGCGCACTGGCGAGGTGGATCGCTCGGCAGCCCGCACCTGTAAAGGCCGCGCCATGA
- a CDS encoding aromatic amino acid ammonia-lyase, whose product MEIVIISGEDLTIGDIRRVALGATVKLSDDAEIHRKLTASRDVIRAGIARGEQIYGVTTLFGGMADQYVGPDLLEEVQRLALWQHKSTTGPRLPAEDVRAAMLLRANSLMKGASGIRTEIIERFVTFLNAGALPHVYQRGSIGASGDLVPLAYIGGAILGLDKAFLVDVDGETLDSHTVLSRLGLKPLALEPKEGLALNNGTGACTGVAANASGRALDLLALTLGIHALYAQAMLSTDQSFHPFIHSMKPHSGQVWAAQQMAELVAGSKIMRNEAAGDRAGRFGKLIQDRYSLRCLPQYLGPIVDGIVNAARQVTVEANCANDNPLIDPDTSEIFHTGNFLAQYTGVAMDQTRYFIGLLAKHIDVQIALLMTPEFSYGLNASLVGNADGPSNIGLKSLQIGGNSMMPLISFYGQSIVDRFPTHAEQFNQNINSQAMNSANLARESLDVLEHYLAVALFCGVQAVELRAKLVGDSYDARTVLSPATAALYEAARTAALGPPDAARPVHWNDFDGFIQPRIEGLLADIVSRGKTFTAIRNVRASVYGLAGGSLP is encoded by the coding sequence GTGGAAATCGTGATTATCAGCGGCGAGGATCTGACCATTGGAGATATCCGCCGGGTCGCTCTCGGGGCCACCGTAAAGCTCTCAGACGATGCCGAAATTCACAGGAAGCTCACTGCGTCTCGTGACGTGATCCGGGCGGGCATTGCACGCGGCGAACAGATCTACGGGGTTACCACCTTGTTTGGCGGCATGGCTGATCAATACGTCGGACCTGACCTGCTCGAGGAAGTGCAGCGCCTTGCGCTTTGGCAGCACAAGAGCACCACCGGGCCGCGCCTTCCCGCAGAGGATGTCAGAGCCGCAATGCTGTTGCGCGCCAATTCGCTGATGAAGGGTGCTTCGGGCATTCGAACCGAGATCATCGAACGCTTCGTCACGTTCCTGAACGCCGGCGCTCTCCCCCATGTCTATCAGCGCGGGTCGATCGGGGCATCGGGTGATCTGGTGCCGCTGGCCTATATCGGTGGTGCCATTCTCGGGCTCGACAAGGCGTTCCTCGTCGACGTGGACGGTGAAACGCTCGACAGCCATACGGTGCTGTCGCGTTTGGGGCTGAAGCCACTGGCACTGGAGCCCAAGGAAGGGCTGGCGCTGAACAACGGCACCGGGGCCTGCACCGGAGTTGCCGCCAACGCATCGGGCCGCGCGCTCGATCTGCTGGCGCTGACGCTGGGTATCCACGCGCTTTACGCGCAAGCGATGCTCTCGACCGACCAGAGCTTTCATCCGTTCATTCATTCGATGAAGCCGCACTCCGGCCAGGTCTGGGCCGCACAGCAGATGGCGGAGCTTGTCGCCGGATCGAAAATCATGCGCAATGAGGCTGCAGGTGACCGTGCAGGTCGTTTCGGCAAACTGATTCAGGACCGCTATTCGCTGCGCTGCCTGCCCCAGTATCTCGGACCGATCGTGGACGGTATCGTCAATGCAGCGCGGCAGGTGACGGTCGAGGCCAATTGCGCCAACGACAATCCGCTGATCGATCCGGACACCTCCGAGATCTTCCACACCGGCAATTTCCTGGCCCAATATACCGGCGTGGCGATGGACCAGACGCGCTATTTCATCGGCCTTCTTGCCAAGCATATCGATGTCCAGATTGCCCTGCTGATGACGCCCGAGTTCAGCTATGGGCTCAACGCCTCGCTGGTGGGGAACGCCGATGGACCTTCGAATATCGGGCTGAAGTCGCTGCAGATCGGCGGCAATTCGATGATGCCTTTGATCAGCTTCTACGGGCAGTCCATCGTCGACCGTTTCCCGACCCACGCCGAACAGTTCAACCAGAACATCAACAGTCAGGCGATGAACAGCGCCAATCTGGCGCGCGAGAGCCTTGATGTGCTTGAGCACTATCTGGCCGTCGCACTGTTCTGCGGTGTGCAGGCCGTTGAACTACGCGCCAAACTGGTAGGCGACAGCTATGACGCGCGCACTGTGCTGTCGCCCGCGACTGCCGCACTCTACGAAGCCGCGCGCACCGCTGCACTCGGGCCGCCGGACGCCGCTCGCCCGGTCCACTGGAATGACTTCGACGGATTTATCCAGCCACGCATCGAAGGCCTGCTTGCGGACATTGTGAGCCGTGGCAAAACATTCACTGCCATCCGCAATGTCAGGGCGTCGGTCTATGGTCTGGCGGGTGGGTCTCTACCTTGA
- a CDS encoding FAD-binding oxidoreductase: protein MGAEWVKSSAQDVTPYGHVAMPFDDDDHMPSAAICPSTLDEVKAVVAIASRLRVPLWPTSTGRNIGYGSSSVADRGTVVLDLRRMNRISEFDPELGTVVVEPGVTYHQLQEFIKATGHDFWLDFPGPGPIVSPIGNTLERGHGVTPYGDHFAHSCGFEVLLSDGTLFRTGLGGVADTTSWQAFRYGYGPTLDGIFTQSNFGIVTRMGLWLMPAPKAHKTVIAHWPDASDIVRLTDAVRGLRLDGTIQTEGVLGNAGIFLAATRRKTEVYDGPGAIPQELAIAELKKMGLGAWNYVFTLYGRPDRVEADWQEAKSRLEAAGATLIPDAKDEQQINELTLKSFALFNWIGGGGLTWCAPVSPMRGKDMQRQLELAQSITDRHGVDFMVGTAFGERAALNVMPLTYDRADKAQMARVRACYTEMVDAMAKAGFGMYRTSVGFMDQVASLHGEANLDINRRIKRALDPSGIIAPGKSGIRV from the coding sequence GTGGGAGCTGAGTGGGTCAAATCCTCGGCTCAGGACGTTACGCCCTACGGCCATGTGGCGATGCCGTTCGACGATGACGACCACATGCCGTCGGCGGCGATTTGTCCATCGACCCTCGATGAAGTGAAGGCCGTTGTCGCCATCGCAAGCCGGCTGCGCGTGCCGCTCTGGCCCACCTCCACCGGGCGCAACATCGGCTATGGCTCGTCATCGGTGGCGGATCGCGGCACCGTTGTGCTCGATCTGCGGCGGATGAACCGCATCAGCGAATTCGACCCCGAGCTTGGCACGGTGGTGGTGGAGCCGGGCGTCACATACCACCAGTTGCAGGAGTTCATCAAAGCAACCGGCCATGATTTCTGGCTCGATTTTCCAGGGCCCGGCCCGATCGTTTCGCCCATCGGCAACACGCTCGAACGCGGGCACGGGGTGACCCCCTATGGCGATCACTTCGCCCACAGTTGCGGTTTCGAAGTGCTACTTTCGGATGGAACACTGTTTCGCACCGGGCTTGGCGGGGTAGCCGATACCACCAGTTGGCAGGCCTTCCGCTATGGCTATGGACCGACGCTGGACGGCATTTTCACCCAGTCCAACTTTGGTATCGTGACCAGGATGGGCCTGTGGCTGATGCCCGCCCCGAAAGCGCATAAAACGGTGATCGCGCACTGGCCTGACGCATCGGATATCGTCCGATTGACCGACGCGGTGCGCGGGCTGCGCCTCGACGGCACGATCCAGACAGAGGGCGTTCTGGGCAATGCCGGCATCTTTCTGGCAGCAACCCGCCGCAAGACCGAAGTATATGACGGGCCGGGCGCGATCCCGCAGGAACTGGCCATTGCCGAACTGAAGAAAATGGGCCTTGGCGCGTGGAACTATGTGTTCACACTGTATGGGCGGCCAGACCGGGTCGAGGCCGATTGGCAGGAGGCCAAGAGCAGGCTTGAAGCGGCTGGCGCTACGCTGATACCCGATGCCAAGGACGAACAGCAGATCAACGAGCTGACGCTCAAATCCTTCGCCCTGTTCAACTGGATCGGTGGCGGCGGGCTGACCTGGTGCGCACCCGTTTCGCCGATGCGCGGCAAGGATATGCAACGCCAGCTGGAATTGGCACAATCAATCACCGACCGCCACGGTGTTGATTTCATGGTCGGCACTGCCTTTGGCGAGCGCGCCGCGCTCAATGTCATGCCCCTGACCTACGACCGCGCGGACAAGGCGCAGATGGCGCGCGTCAGGGCCTGCTACACCGAAATGGTGGACGCAATGGCCAAGGCGGGATTTGGCATGTATCGCACATCGGTCGGCTTCATGGATCAGGTGGCGAGCCTGCACGGCGAGGCCAATCTCGACATCAATCGCCGGATCAAGCGCGCGCTCGACCCCAGCGGGATCATCGCTCCCGGCAAATCGGGAATCAGGGTATGA
- a CDS encoding MarR family winged helix-turn-helix transcriptional regulator, which produces MASTDEWTSAGSAGFKDHLALQLGIASASLTARLQRQLAAHRLTPREAIVLWLVDATPGVTQAGIAASLRITPATISQCARRLIALHWIEPVFSADGKRRCGMRLTAAGSVVLGKARAVIDAHEAVLRAQLGPNSSRLMLDGLASLR; this is translated from the coding sequence ATGGCGTCGACAGACGAATGGACGAGCGCAGGGTCCGCCGGTTTCAAGGACCACCTGGCGCTGCAACTGGGCATTGCCAGCGCATCGCTTACAGCCCGATTGCAAAGGCAGCTTGCAGCACACCGGCTTACGCCGCGTGAGGCGATTGTGCTGTGGCTGGTCGATGCCACTCCCGGAGTGACTCAAGCGGGTATTGCGGCATCGCTGAGGATCACCCCCGCCACCATCAGTCAGTGTGCAAGGCGACTGATCGCTTTGCATTGGATCGAGCCGGTGTTTTCTGCCGATGGCAAACGCCGGTGCGGGATGCGGCTCACGGCAGCAGGCTCCGTGGTTCTGGGCAAGGCCCGCGCGGTGATTGACGCGCATGAAGCGGTGCTTCGCGCACAACTGGGGCCAAATTCAAGCCGTTTGATGCTCGACGGACTGGCCTCTTTGCGCTGA